Proteins from one Caulobacter sp. 73W genomic window:
- a CDS encoding NAD-dependent succinate-semialdehyde dehydrogenase, which translates to MAAKPVFQTVDPATGQKGRSYEGHTRDEASAILGQVHAAFPAWRDTPFTERARLMKAAAAVLRRRQDEFAALMTAEMGKTLSDGRAEIEKCAANCDFFADNAERFLADEPLPFSGGEAFIAYNPLGVILAVMPWNFPFWQVFRFAAPTLMAGNTAVLKHASNVPGSALAIEQVFREAGFPPDVFRTLLIGSGEVKPLIEDDRVAAVTLTGSVPAGRSVAAAAGGALKKVVLELGGSDPYIVLSDADIDEAAGIAAVARMVNGGQSCIAGKRFVVLKDIADAFEKALVEKMAAYQPADPTTEAAKFGPMQSIKARDDIHDQVVRSVKSGARLVLGGELPDRPGAWYPATVLADVKPGHAAYDEEVFGPVAAIIVAQDEEDAIRIANDTEFGLGSGVLTRNLERGREIAARRIAAGMSFVNQNVRSDPALPFGGIKHAGHGRECSHLGIREFTNTKTVMVAKGKSAPSATE; encoded by the coding sequence ATGGCCGCCAAGCCCGTCTTCCAGACCGTCGATCCCGCCACCGGTCAAAAGGGCCGCAGCTACGAGGGCCACACGCGGGACGAGGCCTCGGCGATCCTGGGCCAGGTCCACGCCGCCTTTCCCGCCTGGCGCGACACGCCCTTCACCGAGCGGGCGCGGCTGATGAAGGCCGCCGCCGCCGTGCTGCGCCGCCGCCAGGACGAGTTCGCCGCCCTGATGACCGCCGAGATGGGCAAGACCCTCAGCGACGGCCGGGCCGAGATCGAGAAGTGCGCCGCCAACTGCGATTTCTTCGCCGACAACGCCGAACGCTTCCTGGCCGACGAGCCCCTGCCCTTCAGCGGCGGCGAGGCGTTCATCGCCTACAATCCCCTGGGCGTGATCCTGGCGGTGATGCCGTGGAACTTCCCCTTCTGGCAGGTCTTCCGTTTCGCCGCCCCGACCCTGATGGCGGGGAACACGGCGGTCTTGAAGCACGCCAGCAACGTCCCGGGCAGCGCGCTCGCCATCGAGCAGGTGTTCCGCGAGGCCGGCTTCCCGCCGGACGTCTTCCGCACCCTGCTGATCGGTTCCGGCGAGGTGAAGCCCCTGATCGAGGATGACCGCGTGGCCGCCGTCACCCTGACCGGCTCGGTGCCCGCCGGCCGCTCCGTCGCCGCGGCGGCGGGCGGGGCGTTGAAGAAGGTGGTGCTCGAACTGGGCGGCTCGGACCCGTACATCGTCCTGTCCGACGCCGACATCGACGAGGCGGCGGGCATCGCCGCCGTCGCCCGCATGGTCAATGGCGGCCAGAGCTGCATCGCCGGCAAGCGCTTCGTGGTCCTCAAGGATATCGCCGACGCCTTCGAGAAGGCCCTGGTCGAGAAGATGGCCGCCTACCAGCCCGCCGACCCGACCACCGAGGCGGCGAAGTTCGGCCCGATGCAGAGCATCAAGGCCCGCGACGACATCCACGATCAGGTCGTCCGCAGCGTGAAGTCCGGGGCGCGCCTGGTTCTGGGCGGCGAGCTCCCCGACCGCCCAGGCGCCTGGTATCCGGCCACCGTGCTCGCCGACGTGAAACCCGGCCACGCCGCCTATGACGAGGAGGTCTTCGGCCCCGTCGCCGCGATCATCGTCGCGCAGGACGAAGAAGACGCTATCCGCATCGCCAACGACACCGAGTTCGGTCTCGGCTCCGGCGTCCTGACCCGCAACCTGGAGCGCGGCCGCGAGATCGCCGCCCGCCGCATCGCCGCCGGCATGAGCTTCGTGAACCAGAACGTCCGCTCCGATCCCGCCCTGCCCTTCGGCGGCATCAAGCACGCCGGCCACGGCCGCGAATGCTCGCACCTGGGCATCCGCGAGTTCACGAACACCAAGACCGTGATGGTGGCGAAGGGAAAGTCGGCGCCGAGCGCGACGGAGTAG
- a CDS encoding type II toxin-antitoxin system PemK/MazF family toxin, with the protein MQTFERGDLIKVPFPYTDRATRQRRPAFVIGAGDLQSGHGLLWVLMVTSAENRSWPGDVDIHDHRAAGLPAPSVVRTAKIATIDARDAEPLGKAPTALLSAVTARVETVLNGR; encoded by the coding sequence ATGCAGACCTTTGAACGCGGCGACCTGATCAAGGTCCCGTTCCCTTATACTGATCGGGCGACACGTCAGCGGCGGCCAGCTTTCGTTATCGGAGCAGGTGATCTGCAGAGCGGCCACGGTTTGCTCTGGGTTTTGATGGTGACCAGCGCAGAGAACCGGAGCTGGCCGGGCGATGTGGACATCCACGATCATCGTGCCGCTGGGCTTCCCGCGCCCTCGGTCGTACGCACCGCGAAGATCGCCACCATCGATGCTCGGGACGCGGAGCCGCTAGGCAAGGCGCCGACAGCTTTGCTGTCGGCGGTTACGGCCCGAGTAGAGACGGTGCTCAACGGGCGCTGA
- a CDS encoding AbrB/MazE/SpoVT family DNA-binding domain-containing protein: MITSRLTSKAQTTIPQPVRAALGLKPGDDVVYEIEGDQVRLIRAPQAGFQEDPFVTFEEWAGEADSRAYADL, from the coding sequence ATGATCACAAGCCGCCTTACCAGCAAGGCTCAGACGACGATCCCGCAACCGGTTCGGGCCGCGTTAGGCCTCAAGCCGGGTGATGACGTCGTCTATGAGATCGAGGGCGATCAGGTGCGGCTGATCCGAGCGCCTCAGGCTGGTTTCCAGGAAGATCCCTTCGTCACATTCGAAGAGTGGGCCGGGGAAGCGGACAGCCGAGCCTATGCAGACCTTTGA
- the pepN gene encoding aminopeptidase N: protein MRTETPQPIRLADYRPPAFLIDQTHLVFDLQPHGTRVKARLTIRRNGDHAEPLVLNGEKLRTVSVLVDGQPAAERTVTDDLLTVANLPDAFVLETEVDIDPADNTTLMGLYMSGGRFCTQCEAEGFRRITWFPDRPDVLSRFTVRIEADRQFAHLLSNGNLTDSGALPGDRHFAEWEDPFPKPAYLFALVAGELDVLEDSFITMSGREVALKVFVDTGMSARAAYALDALKRSMKWDEEAFGREYDLDLFMIVAVRDFNFGAMENKGLNIFNSSLLLADPQTATDLDYERIESVVAHEYFHNWTGDRITCRDWFQLCLKEGLTVFRDQEFSADMRGHAVQRIKDVKALRARQFPEDAGPLAHPVRPSSYLKIDNFYTATIYEKGAEIIRMLKALIGADAFRTGMDLYFDRHDGEATTVEAFIACFAEASGQDLDHFFAWYEQAGTPAVTVAADYDEAAKAVTLTLTQSTAPTPGQPDKHALPLPVAIGLLDDSGEVLRETEIVVLDAAEKTIRWDGVASRPVLSVLRGCSAPVNLTVAAPAKDGYVLLGYDPDLFNRWEAGQALARQLILARAAGTPDEVAETRFAEALGRALDDQAAEPAFKALLLSLPSESDLALAMQPADPAAIREAREMLRTRIAVHLSEFLRRLHTGMQEAGEFSTTAEAAGRRALRNAVLDLLAADPHAENVALAVGHFEAAANMTDAMGGLNALIAIGGEPAEKAIADFHAKWRDEPLVLDKWFAAQGRDPHEGAVGRILGLTAHPDFDPKNPNRLRALIQSFSSANPARFHDESGAGYRLLADQILAVDASNPMTAARLVEPLGGWRRYKPALAALMRGQLERIVAHEGLSKNVYELASKALA from the coding sequence ATGCGCACCGAAACGCCCCAGCCGATCCGCCTGGCCGACTACCGGCCGCCCGCCTTCCTGATCGACCAGACACACCTCGTCTTCGATCTGCAGCCGCACGGGACGCGGGTCAAAGCCCGGCTGACGATCAGGCGCAACGGCGACCATGCTGAGCCGCTGGTCCTGAACGGCGAGAAGCTGCGCACGGTCAGCGTCCTGGTCGACGGCCAGCCGGCGGCGGAGCGAACGGTCACCGACGATCTGCTGACCGTCGCCAACCTGCCCGACGCCTTCGTGCTGGAGACCGAGGTCGATATCGACCCGGCCGACAACACCACGCTGATGGGCCTCTACATGTCCGGCGGCCGCTTCTGCACCCAGTGCGAGGCCGAGGGCTTCCGCCGGATCACCTGGTTCCCTGACCGACCGGACGTGCTCAGCCGCTTCACCGTGCGGATCGAGGCTGACCGCCAGTTCGCCCACCTGCTGTCGAACGGCAACCTGACCGACAGCGGCGCCCTGCCCGGCGATCGCCACTTCGCCGAGTGGGAGGATCCGTTCCCCAAGCCGGCCTATCTGTTCGCCCTGGTGGCGGGCGAGCTGGACGTGCTGGAGGACAGCTTCATCACCATGAGCGGCCGCGAGGTCGCCCTGAAGGTGTTCGTCGACACCGGCATGTCGGCCCGCGCCGCCTATGCGCTGGACGCCCTCAAGCGGTCCATGAAGTGGGACGAGGAGGCGTTCGGCCGCGAGTACGACCTGGACCTGTTCATGATCGTCGCCGTCCGCGACTTCAACTTCGGGGCCATGGAGAACAAGGGGCTGAACATCTTCAACAGCTCCCTGCTGCTGGCCGATCCGCAGACCGCCACCGACCTCGACTATGAGCGGATCGAGAGCGTCGTCGCCCACGAGTACTTCCACAACTGGACCGGCGACCGCATCACCTGCCGCGACTGGTTTCAGCTGTGCCTGAAGGAGGGCCTGACGGTCTTCCGCGACCAGGAATTTAGCGCCGACATGCGCGGCCACGCGGTCCAGCGGATCAAGGACGTGAAGGCCCTGCGCGCCCGGCAGTTCCCCGAGGACGCCGGCCCCCTGGCCCACCCGGTGCGGCCGTCCAGCTATCTGAAGATCGACAACTTCTACACCGCGACCATCTACGAGAAGGGCGCGGAGATCATCCGCATGCTGAAGGCCCTGATCGGCGCGGACGCCTTCCGCACCGGCATGGACCTGTACTTCGACCGCCACGACGGCGAGGCGACCACGGTCGAGGCGTTCATCGCCTGCTTCGCCGAGGCGTCGGGCCAGGACCTGGACCACTTCTTCGCCTGGTACGAACAGGCCGGCACCCCGGCGGTGACCGTCGCCGCCGACTATGACGAGGCGGCCAAGGCCGTCACCCTGACCCTGACCCAGTCAACCGCCCCCACGCCGGGCCAGCCGGACAAGCATGCCCTGCCCCTGCCCGTCGCCATCGGCCTGCTGGACGACAGCGGCGAGGTTCTGCGGGAGACCGAGATCGTGGTGCTCGACGCCGCCGAGAAGACCATCCGCTGGGACGGCGTCGCCAGCCGCCCGGTGCTGTCGGTCCTGCGCGGCTGCTCCGCCCCGGTGAACCTGACCGTCGCCGCCCCGGCCAAGGACGGCTACGTCCTGCTGGGCTACGACCCCGACCTGTTCAACCGCTGGGAAGCCGGCCAGGCCCTGGCTCGCCAGCTGATCCTGGCCCGCGCTGCCGGAACGCCGGACGAGGTGGCCGAGACCCGCTTCGCCGAGGCCCTGGGCCGCGCCCTGGATGACCAGGCCGCCGAGCCCGCCTTCAAGGCCCTGCTGCTGTCGCTGCCCAGCGAGAGCGACCTGGCCCTGGCCATGCAGCCGGCCGATCCCGCCGCCATCCGCGAGGCGCGCGAGATGCTGCGCACCCGCATCGCCGTGCATCTGAGCGAGTTCCTGCGCCGCCTGCACACCGGCATGCAGGAGGCGGGCGAGTTCTCGACCACCGCCGAGGCCGCAGGCCGCCGCGCCCTGCGCAACGCCGTGCTCGACCTGCTGGCCGCCGATCCGCACGCGGAGAACGTGGCCCTGGCCGTCGGCCACTTCGAGGCCGCCGCCAACATGACCGACGCCATGGGCGGCCTGAACGCCCTGATCGCCATCGGCGGCGAGCCGGCGGAGAAGGCCATCGCCGATTTCCACGCCAAGTGGCGCGACGAGCCGCTGGTGCTGGACAAGTGGTTCGCGGCCCAGGGCCGCGACCCGCACGAGGGCGCGGTCGGCCGCATCCTGGGCCTGACCGCCCATCCGGACTTCGACCCCAAGAACCCCAACCGCCTGCGGGCGCTGATCCAGTCGTTCTCCTCGGCCAATCCTGCCCGGTTCCACGACGAAAGCGGCGCCGGCTATCGCCTTCTTGCCGACCAGATCCTGGCCGTGGACGCCTCCAACCCGATGACGGCGGCCCGCCTGGTCGAGCCCCTGGGCGGCTGGCGGCGCTACAAACCGGCGCTGGCGGCCCTTATGCGCGGGCAGTTGGAGCGGATCGTGGCCCACGAAGGCCTGTCCAAAAACGTCTACGAACTTGCCTCGAAGGCCTTGGCCTAG
- a CDS encoding ATP-binding protein yields the protein MALWKRSGEGAAGPAAATSASASAAQQRSSQIFVRLAIIAALVLLAVYATVGLKSFEDAARGSEQQRAAAAHAKALAAEINGHASAWSAALAAGGAVMQQTQSTPNDAADVALAAGGGAVQAVAVLSNGELVGEVGSASGVDWGVVAVAADVSRQPRWVGAPADSEHIFASMVLRDEAGRRVRLIAAIDPRRLRIGEQDGSAVAIALPDGRPLMVMGPTAAAEVITAGGKGESRYEMASAPAAGDALLAVVALPRHSFGADLGGLMSLLTPLGVGGVLISMLMLQARRMDADQRKFAESETRFRTAVEAARCGIWEWDLAQDRVYLSDITGGIFGWGGAGVVSGQELLDRVSPEHRDKVRHALSNAAVYGAFDVSFKVPSLRGARAIWIDARGQGAGEPGKEGYGRIIGVVLDVTEERMAQARAMAAENRLRDAIESVSEAFVLWDRGGRLLMCNRNYRQVFNLEPKLLKPGAAREQVNRYAQLAILREHPAADGAKGVREAEMTDGRWLHISERRTAEGGLVMTASDITAVKNQEAQRRRNEEELQRAVVSLERSQEMLAELARKYEMEKVKAEGANRAKSEFLANMSHELRTPLNAINGFSEMMLAEMFGPVGDARYKGYVQDIHNSGQHLLALINDILDMAKIEAGKMNLKFEAVRMAEVTDDALRLVRNRADTAGLKIKVELPDLPDIEADFRALKQVLLNILSNAIKFTPKGGTITIAGKSWRDVLGERVRISVRDTGIGISPEDLSRLAKPFEQVESHQHSKSTQGTGLGLALTKSLIEMHDGALELSSEPGEGTTVSFVLPVKQGLDIGRSAA from the coding sequence TTGGCCCTTTGGAAACGTAGCGGAGAAGGAGCAGCCGGACCGGCCGCCGCCACGTCCGCCAGCGCGTCCGCGGCCCAGCAGCGCTCGTCCCAGATCTTCGTCCGCCTGGCGATCATCGCCGCCCTCGTCCTGCTGGCCGTCTACGCCACCGTCGGGCTGAAGTCGTTCGAGGACGCCGCGCGCGGGTCGGAGCAGCAGCGCGCCGCCGCCGCCCACGCCAAGGCCCTGGCCGCCGAGATCAACGGCCACGCCTCGGCCTGGAGCGCGGCACTCGCCGCCGGCGGCGCGGTGATGCAGCAGACGCAATCCACCCCCAACGACGCGGCCGACGTGGCCCTGGCGGCGGGCGGCGGCGCGGTCCAGGCCGTGGCCGTCCTGTCCAACGGCGAGCTGGTGGGCGAGGTCGGCAGCGCGTCCGGCGTCGACTGGGGCGTGGTGGCCGTGGCCGCCGACGTCTCGCGCCAGCCCCGCTGGGTCGGCGCCCCCGCCGATTCTGAGCACATCTTCGCCTCCATGGTCCTGCGCGACGAGGCCGGCCGCCGCGTGCGCCTGATCGCCGCCATCGACCCGCGCCGCCTGCGCATCGGCGAACAGGACGGCTCGGCCGTCGCCATCGCCCTGCCCGACGGCCGTCCCCTGATGGTCATGGGCCCCACCGCCGCTGCCGAGGTCATCACCGCCGGCGGCAAGGGCGAGAGCCGCTACGAGATGGCCAGCGCCCCGGCGGCGGGCGACGCCCTGCTGGCCGTGGTCGCCCTGCCCCGCCACAGCTTCGGCGCCGACCTGGGCGGGCTGATGTCCCTGCTCACCCCCCTGGGCGTGGGCGGCGTGCTGATCAGCATGCTGATGCTGCAGGCCCGGCGCATGGACGCCGACCAGCGCAAGTTCGCCGAGAGCGAGACCCGCTTCCGCACAGCGGTCGAGGCGGCCCGTTGCGGCATCTGGGAATGGGACCTGGCCCAGGACCGGGTCTATCTGTCCGACATCACCGGCGGCATTTTCGGCTGGGGCGGCGCGGGCGTGGTCTCCGGCCAGGAATTGCTGGACCGCGTCTCGCCCGAGCATCGCGACAAGGTCCGCCACGCCCTGTCCAACGCCGCCGTCTACGGCGCATTCGACGTGTCCTTCAAGGTGCCCAGCCTGCGGGGCGCCCGCGCCATCTGGATCGACGCGCGCGGCCAGGGCGCCGGCGAGCCGGGCAAGGAAGGCTACGGCCGCATCATCGGCGTGGTTCTTGACGTCACCGAGGAGCGCATGGCCCAGGCTCGCGCCATGGCCGCCGAGAACCGCCTGCGCGACGCCATCGAAAGCGTGTCCGAAGCCTTCGTCCTGTGGGACCGCGGCGGCCGCCTGCTGATGTGCAACCGCAACTACCGCCAGGTCTTCAACCTGGAGCCCAAGCTGCTGAAGCCCGGCGCGGCGCGCGAGCAGGTCAACCGCTACGCCCAGCTGGCTATCCTGCGCGAGCACCCGGCCGCCGACGGCGCCAAGGGCGTGCGCGAGGCCGAGATGACCGACGGCCGCTGGCTGCACATCTCCGAACGCCGCACCGCCGAGGGCGGCCTGGTCATGACCGCCTCGGACATCACGGCGGTGAAGAACCAGGAAGCCCAGCGCCGCCGAAACGAGGAAGAGCTGCAGCGCGCCGTCGTCAGCCTGGAGCGCAGCCAGGAGATGCTGGCCGAGCTCGCCCGCAAATACGAGATGGAGAAGGTCAAGGCCGAGGGCGCCAACCGCGCCAAGTCCGAGTTCCTGGCCAATATGAGCCACGAGCTGCGCACCCCGCTCAACGCCATCAACGGCTTCTCCGAGATGATGCTGGCCGAGATGTTCGGCCCGGTCGGCGACGCCCGCTACAAGGGCTATGTCCAGGACATCCACAACAGCGGCCAGCACCTGCTGGCCCTGATCAACGACATCCTCGACATGGCCAAGATCGAGGCGGGCAAGATGAACCTCAAGTTCGAGGCCGTCCGCATGGCCGAGGTCACCGACGACGCCCTGCGCCTGGTGCGCAACCGAGCCGACACCGCCGGCCTGAAGATCAAGGTCGAGTTGCCCGACCTGCCCGACATCGAGGCCGACTTCCGCGCCCTCAAGCAGGTGCTGCTGAACATCCTGTCCAACGCCATCAAGTTCACCCCCAAGGGCGGGACCATCACCATCGCGGGCAAGTCCTGGCGCGACGTGCTGGGCGAGCGCGTCCGCATCAGCGTGCGCGACACCGGCATCGGCATCAGCCCCGAGGACCTGTCGCGCCTGGCCAAGCCCTTCGAGCAGGTGGAAAGCCACCAGCACTCCAAGAGCACCCAGGGCACGGGCCTGGGCCTGGCCCTGACCAAATCCCTCATCGAGATGCACGACGGCGCCCTGGAACTGTCCAGCGAACCCGGCGAAGGCACCACGGTCAGCTTCGTCCTGCCGGTGAAGCAGGGTTTGGATATTGGGCGGTCGGCGGCTTAG
- a CDS encoding alternative oxidase: MTAPLVDIIHHNPKGVSDRIAYGFVKALRFCADTFFAKRYGHRAVVLETVAAVPGMVGATLNHLKCLRRMEDDRGWIKTLMDEAENERMHLMTFIEVAKPTAFERFVVVAVQWVFYLFFFALYLISAKTAHRVVGYFEEEAVISYTHYLAEIDEGRSENVGAPELAKRYWSLPDDATLRDVVEVVRADEAHHRDVNHGFANEIAGLAATPIAPCPPHWALEPIWKKAA, from the coding sequence ATGACCGCTCCTCTCGTCGATATCATCCATCACAACCCCAAGGGCGTTTCGGATCGGATCGCCTATGGGTTCGTCAAGGCGCTGCGGTTCTGCGCCGACACCTTCTTCGCCAAGCGGTACGGCCACCGGGCGGTGGTCCTGGAGACCGTGGCGGCGGTGCCCGGCATGGTCGGCGCCACGCTGAACCACCTGAAGTGCCTGCGCCGCATGGAGGACGACCGCGGCTGGATCAAGACGCTGATGGACGAGGCCGAAAACGAGCGCATGCACCTGATGACCTTCATCGAGGTGGCCAAGCCGACGGCCTTCGAACGCTTCGTGGTCGTGGCCGTGCAGTGGGTCTTCTACCTGTTCTTCTTCGCGCTCTACCTGATCTCGGCCAAGACCGCCCACCGCGTGGTCGGCTATTTCGAGGAAGAGGCGGTGATCAGCTACACCCACTACCTCGCCGAGATCGACGAGGGCCGCAGCGAGAATGTCGGCGCCCCGGAGCTGGCCAAGCGCTACTGGAGCCTGCCGGACGACGCCACCCTGCGTGACGTGGTCGAGGTGGTCCGCGCCGACGAGGCCCATCACCGGGACGTCAACCACGGCTTCGCCAACGAGATCGCGGGCCTGGCTGCGACCCCCATCGCCCCTTGCCCCCCGCACTGGGCCCTGGAGCCGATCTGGAAGAAGGCCGCCTGA
- a CDS encoding isochorismatase family protein, protein MHHDSPRADGRLRPGTPANAPKPEALPRAGEAIHRKSVNSAFIGTTLEADLRRRGATTLVIVGLTTNHCVSTTARMAGNMGFAVTVVSDATATFARPHLDGRMRTADEVHDAALSDLQGEFAQVVDTAAVLAAMTMKETACA, encoded by the coding sequence GTGCATCACGACTCGCCTCGGGCGGACGGGCGGCTTCGGCCGGGGACGCCGGCCAATGCGCCGAAGCCCGAGGCTCTGCCCCGGGCGGGGGAGGCCATCCACCGCAAGTCGGTCAACAGCGCCTTCATCGGCACGACGCTGGAGGCGGACCTGCGGCGGCGCGGCGCCACGACCCTGGTCATCGTCGGCCTGACCACCAACCACTGCGTCTCCACGACCGCGCGGATGGCGGGGAACATGGGGTTCGCCGTGACGGTGGTGTCGGACGCCACGGCGACCTTCGCCCGCCCGCACCTGGACGGACGGATGCGCACGGCGGACGAGGTCCACGACGCGGCGCTCAGCGACCTGCAGGGCGAATTCGCCCAGGTGGTCGATACGGCGGCCGTGCTGGCGGCGATGACCATGAAGGAGACGGCCTGTGCGTAG
- a CDS encoding Lrp/AsnC family transcriptional regulator, whose translation MSENQTASRQIAGARDALDEKLIALLSQDARMTLTALAQKLALSRTAVQARMARLERDKVILGYRAVLAANEDEGLRAVLSLTFGQRPCEPVVARFRHWPEITRYYSVTGAVDGVAIVRTATPQDLSRLVDRLSATEGVESVRSAVVLKAEEG comes from the coding sequence ATGAGCGAAAATCAAACGGCGTCTAGGCAGATCGCAGGCGCGCGCGACGCCCTGGACGAGAAGCTCATCGCCCTGCTGTCGCAGGACGCGCGGATGACCCTGACCGCCCTGGCCCAGAAGCTCGCCTTGTCGCGCACGGCGGTCCAGGCGCGCATGGCCCGGCTGGAGCGGGACAAGGTCATTCTCGGCTATCGGGCGGTGCTGGCCGCCAATGAGGACGAAGGTCTGCGGGCGGTGCTGTCGCTGACCTTCGGCCAGCGCCCCTGCGAGCCGGTCGTCGCCCGCTTTCGCCACTGGCCGGAGATCACCCGCTACTACTCGGTGACCGGCGCCGTAGACGGCGTCGCCATCGTGCGGACGGCGACGCCCCAGGACCTGTCGAGGCTGGTGGACCGACTGAGCGCCACCGAAGGCGTCGAGTCCGTCCGCTCGGCCGTGGTGCTGAAGGCGGAAGAGGGGTGA
- a CDS encoding M56 family metallopeptidase — protein MSWTLLAAVMIKSGLIAGAGLACAALLTRRPADKVEVLRGAVCLLLLLPIAMFALPSLDLPVLPALAIEALPPAPAVVPGVTLEVWPLASFEVSAPDLRWPPVWALVAAGWLAVASVIAGRFALGVLLLDQWTREGRPVDCPAWLSALERLAPVGRPRLVGSGRVAGPLSWGAGSGAILLDPASLAQPQSAPAILAHELAHLRRHDWIFLMLSKLAVALFWFNPLVWRLHAALAEASEEAADAAALETVDRRTLRPGAGAPGRSTRARRRVRHGRGRPHPQEKDRLHHGRHDPPPPSPDRRPDRGRPVRRRRAAGRRRAEPSGPCGGRARDTRRGDFRSRHRRGQDRPVAEARREPGRAGDRAARASGPARAAGAFRDRRPAGARACSRAGRQPGSARAPGAARPVGQGGPLLLLLPRGHARGAPGRRGGPPPGRGRP, from the coding sequence ATGAGCTGGACCCTGCTCGCCGCCGTGATGATCAAGTCCGGCCTGATCGCCGGGGCGGGGCTGGCCTGCGCTGCCCTGCTGACCCGGCGCCCGGCCGACAAGGTCGAGGTGCTGCGGGGGGCGGTCTGCCTGCTGCTGCTCCTGCCCATCGCCATGTTCGCCTTGCCGTCGCTGGACCTGCCGGTCCTGCCCGCCCTGGCCATCGAGGCCCTGCCGCCCGCGCCGGCGGTGGTTCCGGGGGTGACGCTGGAAGTGTGGCCTCTGGCCAGCTTCGAGGTGTCCGCTCCCGACCTGCGCTGGCCGCCGGTCTGGGCGCTGGTCGCCGCCGGATGGCTGGCTGTGGCGTCGGTGATCGCCGGCCGCTTCGCCCTGGGCGTGCTGCTGCTCGACCAATGGACGCGGGAAGGGCGGCCGGTGGATTGCCCGGCCTGGCTGTCGGCGCTGGAGCGTCTGGCCCCCGTGGGCCGGCCGCGCCTGGTGGGCAGCGGGCGGGTGGCGGGGCCTCTCAGCTGGGGCGCGGGGAGTGGGGCGATCCTGCTCGACCCAGCCAGCCTGGCCCAGCCGCAATCCGCCCCCGCCATCCTGGCGCACGAGCTGGCGCACCTGCGCCGACACGACTGGATCTTCCTGATGCTGTCGAAGCTGGCCGTCGCCCTGTTCTGGTTCAACCCCCTGGTCTGGCGGCTGCACGCCGCCCTGGCCGAGGCCTCGGAAGAGGCCGCCGACGCCGCCGCCCTCGAGACGGTGGACCGTCGAACTCTACGCCCGGGCGCTGGTGCGCCTGGCCGCTCAACCCGCGCCCGTCGCCGCGTTCGCCATGGCCGCGGACGCCCGCACCCTCAAGAAAAGGATCGCCTGCATCATGGCCGACACGACCCCCCGCCGCCGTCCCCTGACCGCCGCCCTGACCGTGGCCGCCCTGTGCGCCGTCGCCGCGCCGCTGGCCGCCGTCGAGCTGAGCCGTCAGGCCCATGCGGAGGCCGCGCCCGCGACACCCGCCGAGGTGACTTCCGAAGCCGCCACCGACGCGGCCAAGATCGTCCCGTCGCAGAAGCGCGGCGTGAACCTGGCCGTGCTGGGGATCGAGCCGCCCGCGCCTCCGGCCCCGCCCGCGCCGCCGGCGCCTTTCGCGACCGCCGCCCTGCCGGCGCCCGCGCCTGTTCCCGCGCCGGCCGCCAGCCCGGCTCCGCCCGCGCCCCCGGCGCCGCCCGCCCCGTCGGGCAAGGCGGTCCACTTTTACTACTCCTCCCGCGAGGCCACGCCCGAGGAGCGCCAGGCCGCCGAGGAGGCCCGCCGCCAGGCCGTGGTCGCCCGTGA
- a CDS encoding BlaI/MecI/CopY family transcriptional regulator yields the protein MIESLPRREREVFETLCRLGSGGASAVRAALSDPLSDSAVRTMLTRLEAKGLVERTDGVFSPVQSTETVAAGALRRMVDTFFAGSAANAATALLGLGQRLTPDEAAALEKAIDDALERKS from the coding sequence GTGATCGAATCCTTGCCGCGACGTGAGAGGGAAGTGTTCGAGACCCTGTGCCGGCTGGGTTCCGGTGGGGCGTCGGCGGTTCGGGCGGCCTTGTCCGATCCGCTGAGCGACTCGGCGGTGCGCACCATGCTGACGCGGTTGGAGGCCAAGGGCCTGGTCGAGCGGACGGACGGGGTGTTCAGCCCGGTCCAGAGCACCGAGACCGTGGCCGCCGGGGCGCTTCGCCGGATGGTCGACACCTTCTTCGCCGGGTCGGCGGCCAACGCCGCCACCGCCCTGCTGGGGCTGGGCCAGCGGCTGACGCCCGACGAGGCGGCGGCGCTGGAGAAGGCCATCGACGATGCGCTGGAGCGCAAGTCATGA